Within the Helicobacter sp. MIT 21-1697 genome, the region CCCAATCATAATGACTTGAAGTCGCACTCACGCAGTAGCTCCCAAGACTTGTATTTCCACACCATTTATAATGCTTTTTGATAAAAAGCTCCTGTGGTGGCAGACTTTCTATGAGTTCCATACATTGCGCGTGGCTACTATTAAGCATTGCCTTTGCGTTCTCTAATGTTGTGCTTTGGTGCTTTTGCCAAATTTCTCTATTCATCGCAGGATAGGTTTTGAAATTATAAGGTGCGGGGAGAAAAGGCACAAAATCACTTGTCTTATTAAGATTTGTGCGCACAAAGTGGAGCAAAAGCATCTGCCATTCATACAAATGCACTAGCACATCACGCAAAGTCTTGTCGCGTTCGTTATACTCAAAAGGTGCGCTCTGTTGCTCAAGCGGGATTTGTTCTATCAGCGTAAGCAGAGATTTATAATTGCTTTGGCTTAGGGTAAGTAAGTCGCTTTTGTTGGTAGGGCGGGGCATAGGAGTCCTTTGGGTTTGGAATCTAAGGGATAGATTCTATCACAATTTATAGATTTTTAGAATCTACTTTTTCTTTGGTTTTTTAGGCTTTGGTGGAGGTAGAGTGGGGGCTAAGGTTAGCACCACTTCTCTTAAAAGAGTGTGAGAATCCACATCAAGGATATAAGATTCTTTTGCGCCCGGATAAGGAATCCCAAGCGGGGCGGATTCTAAAAGGGGCTTTAAAATTTCAAATTGCTTGACGAAAAGCGCCTCATCGCAGAGTAAGAAAATCGGCTTAGGCACACTCTGCTCTCTCTCAAGCACATAAATGCAGTATTCACCAAACATCTTTTTGGCACTAAAGGTATAGGGCGTGTCTGCCATTGCGCTTGAAAGTGATTCTAACACGAAGTCTTTGAAGTTTTCAGTTGTGGGCATTGGGACTCCTATAATCAAAGTTTTGCAAAGTGGATTATACACCGATTCTAATAATTTTTGCATTTGAGTGCTTTTATTTTGGAATCTAAAATTCCCTCTCAAAGAATCCCAAGTTGTATTTTAGAATTTTCCCTCTCAAGCTTTAACAACCACTCTTTGCGTTTCAGTCCTCCCGCATAGCCTGTGAGGCTTTTATCACTTCCAATCACTCTGTGGCAGGGGATAAGTAGCGCAATGGGATTTGCTCCTACTGCGTTGCCCACAGCTTGCGCAGACATTTTGGCAATGCCTCTTTGGTGCGCTAGAATTTGGGCTATCTCTTTATAGCTCATCGTGCGTCCATAGGGGATTGTGCGCAAAATCGCCCATACAGATTCTCTAAAGGCTGTGCTTTGCGTGGATAGTGGAGCTAGAGGCGGAGTAAAGGGCGGAATCTCCCTGCTGAAGTAGAGTTCTAGCCATTGCTTCGTTTGGGCTAAAATCGGCGTTTGCTTCTGCACATAATCCTTTGGCAGTGTGAAGTGCTTTTGTCCCTCAAACCACAAGCCAAATAGTGCGTTTTCATCACTTGCAAAGATGATGTTGCCAAGCGGTGAGGGATATTGCTGCACATAGTTCATTGCGCATTACCAAAAGAGGCATTAGAATCTGCGGAGGCTTCCTCCCTTTGGGTGTGGAAGTAAGTGCGAAGCAGGGCGCAAAGGGTGATTTGACAATGTGTAATAGGCTTGAGCTCAAAAAGCACAATAATTTGCTTACTTGGCATTAGCAATCCTTATAAAAAGATATTTTAACATTCTACCCCTAAATAAATTTAAATAGCTTGTGTTTTTAGGCTAAAACATCGCACTTTGTGTAAAGTAAATTAAGGAATCCACTCTATAATAGCGTTTTGTGGGCGATTCTTACGCCATTGCATAAACTCTCTAAAGTCTGTAATGCCCTCTTGCAACACGGCTTGATAATATTCTATCCCCGCAATTTTTAGGTTATCTGGCGTTTCAAACTTAAGCTTTAGAATCTGCTCCTTTTGTGCTTCACTCATCACTTGCAGAATGCGCTCTGCCACTTTTTCAAAATACCCCGCATACCTGCTGCCTTGCACAATGTGAATCATATCTATCTGCCATACTTGCTCGTCTTGGTAGAATGCGTGCCATTCCAAACATTTATCCTCTTCACTCAAAAGATTGCGGTATTCTATGTGGATAATTTTAGGATTGTTGGCAAGTTTTGCTATTGCTTCAAAGCTTCGGGCAACTTCAAGTGTAGGCGTGTAAATATGAAAATCAATATCAAGATGTTTGCACAACAAGCCCATTTTGAGTGAGCCAATCAGGTTAATTTCCGCACCAATGCTTTGCCAACATTCCAAAACTTTGCTTTCCTCTATAACTTCAAAAGCTTTTTGTTGGTTGCTATAAGCAATGTGGAGAGGGGACATAGAATGCCTTTAGAGTGAGCTAAATGTATTATATCAAAAAAGCTTTATAGCATTAACTCGCCCTTATCCTGTTTTCTTCATTCTTGTAACTTGTTTTTTGATACAATGCGGATTTTGAAAATCAATCAAGAAACATAAAAGGAGAGGGAATGACACAAAAAGCTAAAAGTTCGCCCCTAATTCTAGGGCATATTCTCGCACTTGGCACGATGATAGTTTGGGGTGCGACTTTTAGCTCTACCAAAGCACTTTTAGCAGATTTTTTAGCAAGTAAGATTCTGCTTTTTCGCTTTTGCATTGCCTTTTTACTTTTGCTCTTTTTGCGCCCTCAAACCTTAGTATTTCGCGGATTGAGGGCAGAGGGATTGCTTATGCTTGCTGGGCTAAGTGGCGGGTGCTTGTATTTTTTGCTAGAAAATGTTGCGCTGTATTTCACAAGTGCTTCTAATGCCTGTGTACTTGTCGCGATTAATCCAATCTTTACAGGAATCTTGGGATTTTTCTTATTCAAAAAGCCCATTAAATGGACATTTTTGCTCGGATTTGTCATCGCAAGCGTGGGGATTGTGTTTGTGGTGTTTCGTGGGGATTTTTCCCTCACACTCTCTCCTTTGGGAGATTTACTCTGCCTTTTGGCTGGGCTTGTTTGGTCGTTTTATACGCTGATTTTAGACAAAGTCTTTGAACTTTTCAAAGGGCAAAGTCCGCTGCTTATCACGCGTAAAGTGTTCTTTTATGGGATTTTATTTACCTTGCCCTTTGCGCTTTTTGGCATTTTTGCGCGTGGAGATTTCCCGCTTCATCGCTTTGTGGAGATACCAAATTTGCTCAATCTCTTATTTCTAGGCTTAGTCGCTTCGGCTCTGTGTTATCTAAGCTGGAATGCGTCAATGAAGATTCTAGGTATATATCGGGCGAGTGCGTATATTTACTCTGTGCCACTTTTTGGTATTTTGAGCGCAGTTTTAGCACTTGGTGAGCCTTTGGATAGGTTTATTGTTATCGGGGGTATTTTGATTGTGCTAGGACTGCTTTTGTCGCAGAAGTGAGGAAATAGGCTATTTATTGTCCTCTTTATGAAACTAAATTTCTAGCTTGTGTTTTTAGGCAAAGTGGAGAATTTATGTATCGGGCTGCAATTACGCATTAAAGCCAAAATCTCATCTAAAACATAAGGAGGCGCAATGTCGCTAGAGAGGGTAAAGGCGCATTTGGCACAATATCATTTAGAGGATAGAATTATGGAGTTTCCTGTCTCATCGGCGAGTGTGGCAGAGGCGGCAAGCGCGATTGGCTGCACACAAAAAGAGATTGCAAAAACGCTTTCTTTTATGCTAGGAGAGAAACCTATACTTATCGTTGTTGCTGGAGATTGCAAAGTCAATAATGCTAAGTTTAAAGCGGAATTTCACACAAAGGCAAAGATGATTCCATTTGAAAGTGTAGAAGTATTGATTGGACACGCAGTTGGCGGGGTTTGCCCCTTTGGTGTAAATGAAAATGTGTCGGTGTATTTGGATAGTTCCTTGCAGAATCTTAAAACTCTCTATCCTGCGTGTGGGAGTGCAAATAGTGCGGTTTGCCTTAGCTTAGCAGAGCTAGAACTTGCTTCTTGCTATGAAAAATGGATAGATGTGTGCTAAAGCAGGGTATAAGCGCATTTGTAAGTATCTCTAGGATAAAGTTTTAAAATTTCGGGCGGACTTTGGCTGCTGAATGCACGTTCAAGGTTTTTTGTCCTAAAGGTTTGAGGAAGTCGCTAAACTCTTTTAACTCCTTTTTGCGAGAGGGTGGGAGATTGTTGTAGTCTTGGTCTGTGATTGCGCCCTCTAGTGTGTATAAATGCACAAGGCAACATTTGGGATAAGATTCTTTAAGTCTCACAAAGGCTTCCTCTGCGCCAAGACTTTTTAAATCCTCTGATGAGCAAATCCCCACAGATTCTAGCTTCTTGGCGATTTCTTTGCCAATGTTTTTAAAGAGGTGAGAGATTGCATTGCTACTCCTTTACATCAAAATGCTTGAGGCGAGTATTAAGCGCACAGATTCTATCATAATTTATAGCCTTTTAGAATCTTCTTGCCACCTTTTTAGTGTCGGAAATAATTTCGTGCAGTGCGCTTTGAATTGCTCATTGCTCATTCCCGCTTGTGCGCCATAGAGCGAACACATCTCTATATACTCTTGCAGTGAAACTTTATGGATAAACTCACCCATTTCATAGCAATATTTGCAATAATCCGCGCTTATGCTTCCGTTCTTTTCTAAGCCCATTTGTTCTTTGGAAGCAAGGGGCATACCGCAACTTTGACAGATTAGATTTTGCATTAAGAATCCTTTCGCATATACTCTGCGAGGAAGTGAAAAAACTCTTGGGAGATTTCAAAATGCCCTATGTCAATATGATTTTTTGACGCTACACCGATGAAGTAATGGGGCATATTGTTCCTTTTGGGTTGGGGTTATAGGTTTTTTTCAAAACTCCAAGTTTCAAGCACGAATTTTTCCAATTCTTCGTGTCTTGTATTAATCGCATCTTTATCCCATACACCTTTATTTACCACAAAATCCTTTATTTCTCTTTGTTGTATTAAAGGGGAATTTTCATAACTTGCAAGTTTATCTTTAAAAGGTTTATTGCCAATGGATATGTTATGTGGTTTGTTTATGAGTAACAAATTACCAATGCAATGCAGATAGTAATCATTGTAAAATTCCTCATCATATTCACAATATCCACTACTTAATTCTTCCCCATTTTCTGTTTGTGGTGCGATATGTTCTATCTCTGGAGTTTGTATCTCTTTTAATGAAAATTTATAGCCCTTAGTGTGTATGTCATCATTCCTTAAATAATTTTCATATCGCATAAGCAAATAAGGTGCTATCCTTATTTTTTGCTTCTTCTGTTCATAAATATTACATAAACCCCTCTTTATTTCTTCATCTCCCCAATACCAATTTCTGTCATTGCCAACACATATTTCTTTTAGCCCATCAACAAGGCTTTCAATGTTATTAAAATTTTTCAATACATTATCAAGTCTTGCAGCAAGATTTGCACTTGTTTTTACAATCTTATGGCGAACAATCATAATTTCTAAAGCTTTATAAACTTCCTCTAATTTCTCTTTATTGTCTCCGAATAAATGATAGGCTTTTAATACAAATGGGTAAGATTCATAAGAATCTAACATTAGCAAATAATCTTTATATACACTTTCCATTTTTTCAAATTCTTTAAAATTGATAAAGGCATTTTTAAGCTCTTTTACATAATTTTCAATCCAAGCAATTTTTTCACCATTACTTTTACTTTTATTTTCTGTGTCCTGCTTGTATTGTTTCTTATAATTTACATCATTGTCATTTTCTCTGTAATTAAAACCAAATTTAGAATAAGAAATATTGAAATAATTTAAAATGGAATCTTCATCAGCAATTTTTATGTCATTAATTAAACGATAAATTGTTTCAAAAATACTTGTTATTTCCTTAAGCCTCACCTCTGAATCTTCCTTATCACAATAAGTATAAATTTGATAAGCAAGATAAGATTTAAGCTTTTCCATATTTGTAAGTTTTTTGCCACGATTATTTTGCAACTCAAACATTAAAACAGAATCTTTTTTGTTAGCAAAAGGTATGCTTAAAATCTCGGCATTTTGCAAAGCTTGAAAAATATCTAAAATTTCCTTGTTTTCTTTGCTTTTTAAGGCTTTTATAAAAAATACTTTTGCTTTTTTGATACGCTCTTGTGAGGGAGTTTGTGGTTCGTGTTTTTTATCATCATTGTTGATAATCACATCTTTAAAATAGTCTCTATCGTATTCTACCGCTTGGAGCTTGGCTTTAGAGCGATTAATCAAATAATCCTCTTCTATATATTTTAGAAAATCCTCGTTGCTTATTTCATTGTCTAGTCGCTCATTTTTCGCTTTTTCTTTTAAAACATTACATAAAGCTCTTACAAAAATAATAATTGTAGTAATGCGTTGCTGTCCATCAATAATATCGTTTGTTTTGTCTCCACTTAATTTTTCAAGTAAAACATTGCCAAAGAAATAATGATTTTCTCCCTTTGTTGCTTCCTCTAAATCTGCTAAAAAGTCTTTCCATTGTTCCTCTTCCCAAGAATATGCTCTTTGATAAACAGGGATTATGTATTGTTTTTCTCCCTCAAAAAATTCTTTAATTGTTGTTTTGTTAGGCGTCATTTTCCTCTCCTTTTATTTTCTTTTATTCATTTCAACCCAGCATTTTATCAAAAAAAAATTGCAAATCATTAATGGGTAAATTTGTTATTTTGTGCCTTTAGCATTCCAAAAGAGGCAATCCACAGCACTAATCCCACACCAGCAGCACAAGCAAGAGCGATATAGGCATAAAAATATCCAAAATATTGCGCGATAAATCCTCCCAAACTCCCGCTTAGTGCTGCTCCTATGCCGCCAAAAGTCATTACACTTGCAAGAGCTGCGTTAATATGCCCACTTCCACGCAGCATTATTGCAACTAAAATGGGCAGAATCACACCTGTAATCCCCGCTCCAACGCCATCAAGAATCTGCGTAGCTATCATTCCAGCTAGATTCTCAAAATGTGCGGCTATGCCCCCACGCACGATAAGAGCGACAAAGCAGCTCCCCATAAGGACAAAATACACTTTAGAAAAATGCGGCGCGTTATTTGCACTTAAAAGTTTCATACACACAAGCGAGATGACAATCATCGTGCTTTGGGCGATGAGGATTGTCGCAGCTGCATACGCCCCGCTTGAATCAATGCCAAGCGTATGCGCTCTTTGACTAAGCAGGGGTAGCATATACGCATTGCTCAAATGAAAGCAAAACATCGCCCCACCTAAGATAAGCACCGATTTATCACTCAATGCCTCCCATAAGCCAATGCGTGTGTCGCCCTCTTGTCCCCTTGCGACTTTGTGATTAATGCTTTCTTTGCGAATAAAACTAAGAAATATAAGCGAAAAGATACCCATCGCAGCGGTAATAACAAAGATTGAGCCAATCCCATACCAAAGTGCAAATCCAAAGCTAAGCAATGCGCTAAAGGCTGTCCCTGCGTGTTTATAGGCTTCATTGAGGCTTACTTGTCTGCTATAATCTGCAAGTCCCACGATACCAAGTGTGAGGGCTGCAAATGCGGGAGCAAGGCACACTGCACATAGAGCCACGCTCATTTGAGCCAAAAGCGTAAAGCTAAAGTGGGGGTAAAAATAATTTGCCAAAGTCGCCAAAACGATAGCGCAGATACACAAGCCAATCAGGGACTTTTTGTGCGGTGTCTTGTCTATCAAAATCCCTAAAGGTATCCCAAAAATTAGCGCACAAAGCGAAGTAATCGTGGAAATTAGCCCGATTTGGGATTCCATAAAGTCGTGCTGCTGCAAAAACACACCCAAATAAGGACCCAAGCCATCACGCACATCGGCAACAAAGAAATTCAACCAAGCAAGCGTATGGTGCGGATTGATGCAATCCTCCTTAGTAGCCTAGAATCTTATTGATTTTGTTGATTGCATTTTGCTCCATTTCGGAGATGACTTGTTTCTCTGTGCTTCTTTCTTGAGCGATTTTAGATTCTTGTTGCACGATTTGGGCTAAAGTCGCATTGATTTTGCTTTCATCTCGTGCTGCTTTTGCCTCTTCTAAATTGATTTCTAAGATTTTTTTGTCTAATTCTAGGGCTTTGATTTTAGCTTTAAAAGATTCTCTTTTTTTATCAATTGCTTCTTGTTCTTTAAATTCTGCCTTTAGGGCTTGTTTTCGTTTTTCAAAACTTGCATTATTGAAAATTTCTGGCAAAATGCCTTTAATATGAGGCTTTGGAGCTTCGTGTGGTGGCGCGGGAGGTGCTGCAAAAAGTAGGGTGGATAAAGCAAGGGTAGATACCAAAGATAAGTTGATAATTTTCATCATTGCTCCTTCATTAATAAGTATAATATTTAATCGGCGCATTATAATATTTAAATGATAAACTAAGCTTAAATGGGCAAATGGTGAAGTCTAAACAACAATCTGCACGAAGCAAAAATGTGCATTATGCTTAGCTCATTGCACAATTTATTTGCAGATGTCTTTCAATTTTTACAAACTCCTTTGACAAAGGCTTTTATTTTTTCAAAATATGTAAAGATTCTAATAATGATTATTTTTGATAAATGTATTTATAATGATAATTTAAGAAATCCTCTCTACCATTAATAGGTAAATCTGTGATTATTTGTCCGTTGATAACATTTATTTTTTTCAAATATTCTCGTGTGCTCTTATCCATTTTACTTGAAAATAAAATTTCTTTGTCTTGTGTAAAAGTGATTAATCCAATACTTTTATCAAAAAGCTTATCAAATAATGGAGAAAGTAAAAATCCATTATAAACATTAAGCCTTTCTTGATTATTGCAAAATACCCAAGGTTTAATGTGTGAAGCGATTAAAAGTTTTTTATCTTTTATGTGGGTAATTGGACATTTTTTAAGTGTTTCTAACAAATTTCTTCTAAAATCTTGTTGTCCAATCCTTATATTTTGCATACTTTGGCTTTGAGTTATGTTTCTTGTTTCCAATTGATTATTAATATGGGAATCTAAAATGATTTGCAAATCTTTTTTGTTATTTTCTATATCATCAATAAAACTTTTAAGGGCATAGACACCATAAGCAATCCTTGTAATTTTCGGATTTCTTTGACATCTTTCTTGTATAGTATTATTTGGCGTTTTCCCTTTAACTTCATTTTTGTCTTTATAATTCAAATTTGTTCATATAAAAATTTTAATGAAGCGAATCCTCCATTTTTTAGCATTATATTTTCTATTGCATCATCATAAGTCATTTGCCAACCTTTTTAACGCTCATCACCTAAGCTTTCTTATTTTTATCAAATTCTACAATATATTTTTTTGCCAAAGCACTGCTTGCGCGACACCAACTTCCACCATTACCAAGTGCAAGTGCTTTGTAATCTCCCACAAACTCTTCCACACTTATCCACCTTGAGATACCATTTTCATTGGGCTTGGCAAGTTTTAAAAAAATCTCTGTTTTTGATTGTTTCACTTGAATAATCCTTAAAAAGCGTTTAAATATTATAACATAACAAATTTCAATTTTTTCAATTAACAGGCACTTAAGAAAGTGGCGAGACAGGGATTAATGAGTTTAACTATCCATACACAAATGACGAGATTCTGCGCCTAAACTTCATTCGCAGAATCACTCCAGCAAATAACAATGAAAAGCAATGAAATTATGGTATAATACAATAAATTTGAATATAAGGCAAGGAGCTTACAATGCAAAACCAAATGATTAATGTAACCTTTAGAATGGACAAAAAAGACAAGCAAGAGTTTGAGGCTGTAATCCACGCTTTGGGCTTAAATCTAAGCTCGGCTTTTAATATCTTTGCTAAAGCAGTGGTGCGCGAGAGTGGAATCCCTTTTGATTTAAAAGCGGAGATTCCTAATGAGCAAACAGCTCAAGCGATGAAGAATGTTATTAATGGCGAGAATATCGTAGAATACACTTTAGAGGAACTCATAGAAATTGCAAAACAAGCAAGGCTAGAAAATGTTGAATCTTAAGCAGGAAAAAAGATTTGTAAAAGATTTGCAAAAGCGTGGGTTAAACAATAGCGAACTTGCAAAATTTGCAAGGTATCTCTCTCTGCTTTGCGAGGGTAAAACATTACCACAAGAAGCGAACGACCACGCACTTAAAGGCGATTGGCTAGGCTTTAGAGAGTTTCATATCGGAGGCGATACACTTGTGATTTATAATATCCATAGAAGATATGCTCTATCTTACAAGGCTTGGCAGCCACTCCCAGCTTTTTAAATAAAGGGATTAATGTAGGTGGCACGAGTCTAGTAAAAAAGCGCATTTTGGATAAATTATTAAGCCAAACTTGCTATAATCGCACCTTTAGAATTTCAAAGATTCCACAAAGCAAGTTTTAGACAAGGGCAAAGAGGGGTAAATGGCAAAGAACAGCAATCTACACGAGGCAAAAGCAAATAAAAAAGATGAGTTTTATACGCAACTTAGCGATATAGAAAATGAACTCAAGCACTACAAAGCACATTTTAAAGACAAAATCGTGTTTTGCAACTGCGATGACCCAGAATATAGTAATTTTCATCGTTATTTTCGGCTTAATTTTATGGAGTTAGGGCTTAAAAAGCTCATTACTACGCATTATAAGGCAAATGGGAGTCCAAGTTATGCAAGTGTTTTGAGTCGTGAAATGGTGGAGAAAAGCAGGGAGTATATCACTCTTAGCATTTTTGATAAGAGTGTTGTGAGCGGCTTCGCCGCTCACAACACAACACAACACAACACAACACAACACAACACAACACAACACAACACAACACAACACAACACAACACAACACAACACAACACGCAGCCGCTAACGCATAAAAACGCCTTTATCAAAAACCCTAAACCTTTACCCTTAAAAGAAAATGGCGATTTTAGGAGTGAGGAATGTATTAAGTTTCTCAAGCAAAGCGATATTGTCGTAACCAACCCGCCTTTTTCGCTTTTCCGCGAGTATGTCGCCCAACTCATACAATATGATAAAAAATTTTTGATTATTGGGAATCTCCACGCGATAACTTATAAAGATTTCTTTCCCTATCTGAAAAATAATCAAATTTGGCAGGGCTATACCAATCCAAAACTTTTTATTGACGCAAATGCAGAAAACAAAGATTTTAAGCAGTTTGGTAATATTTGTTGGTATTCAAATTTAGATATTAAAAAGCGGCACGAGCTTTTAGAAACGATTTATTCCTATGCTAAAACTCCCGAGAAATACCCAAAGTATGATAATTACGATGTAATTAATATAAATAAAATAAATGAGATTCCGCTTGATTATGAGGGCGTTATGGGTGTGCCTATTACCTTTTTAGATAAACATAATCCTAAGCAGTTTGAGATTTTAGGGATAGCAAATTCGGCAAGATATATTGGGTATAAGTGTTTTACTTTTCTAAATGGACAAAAGATTTACAACAGAATCCTTATCCGCAGAATCCCTTCAGCATAGGACAATCAAAAGGAATTACAATCAAACCAAAGGAGTAAAAATGAAAATCACAGAGTGCAGAATCAAAGTTAGGGACTTAGTAGCAGGATACAGCAGAGATGAGGAGAGTGGAGAAGTTGTAGCTTATGGGGATTGCAAAAGTGAAGATTCTAAAGCAAGACTCAATATCCGCCCTAAATACCAAAGGGAGTTTGTGTATAAAGACAAGCAAAGAAATGCGGTGATTGAGACGATTTTCAAAGGATTTCCTTTAAATACAATGTATTGGGTGAGAAACACCGAATCTAATGCCGAGTATGAATATGAAGTGCTAGATGGGCAGCAAAGAACCATTAGCATTTGTGAGTATTATAAGGGTGATTTTTCGCTTAAAGAGCAGTATTTTCATACTTTGCCAGAGGACAGAAAAGAAACGTTTTTAAACTATGGGTTGATGATTTATGTATGCGAGGGAGAGGAAAGTGAGAAGCTAGAGTGGTTTAGGGTGATTAATATCGCAGGAGAGAGGCTCACAGAGCAAGAATTGCGTAATGCGATTTATGCGAGTGTGTGGCTAAGTGATGCCAAAAGGAGATTTAGCAAAACAAACTCTCTAGCGGAACAAAAGGGTGGAAAATACCTTAATGGCTCAAGTATAAGGCAGGAGTTTTTAGAATCTGCTCTTGCGTGGATAGTGGGCAAAAGGGAGGATAAGGCGATTTGTGAATATATGGCAAAGAGTGCGAAAGATTGCAAAAATGCTGATGAGCTATGGGGCTATTTTTGCGCAGTCATTGATTGGGTGGAGATGAAATTCCCAACATACCGCAAGGAGATGAAAGGTATAGAATGGGGGCTTTTGTATAATGAGTATAAAGATAAGCCTTTGGATAAAGAGGAGCTAGAAAAACGCGTAGCAGATCTTATGGCTGATGATGAGGTGCAAAAAAAGAGTGGCATTTACGCGTATGTGCTAAGTGGAGAGGAAAAACACCTCAATTTAAGGGCATTTGAAAAGGGCATAATTCGGGCAGTGTATGAGGCGCAAGGGGGCATTTGTCCGCATTGCAAAGAAACTTTTGCGATAGAGGAAATGGAGGCTGATCATATCAAGCCTTGGAGCAAGGGAGGTAAAAGCGTGAAA harbors:
- a CDS encoding HNH endonuclease family protein, with the protein product MKITECRIKVRDLVAGYSRDEESGEVVAYGDCKSEDSKARLNIRPKYQREFVYKDKQRNAVIETIFKGFPLNTMYWVRNTESNAEYEYEVLDGQQRTISICEYYKGDFSLKEQYFHTLPEDRKETFLNYGLMIYVCEGEESEKLEWFRVINIAGERLTEQELRNAIYASVWLSDAKRRFSKTNSLAEQKGGKYLNGSSIRQEFLESALAWIVGKREDKAICEYMAKSAKDCKNADELWGYFCAVIDWVEMKFPTYRKEMKGIEWGLLYNEYKDKPLDKEELEKRVADLMADDEVQKKSGIYAYVLSGEEKHLNLRAFEKGIIRAVYEAQGGICPHCKETFAIEEMEADHIKPWSKGGKSVKENCQMLCRECNRRKSDK